In Pleomorphomonas sp. T1.2MG-36, a single window of DNA contains:
- the serB gene encoding phosphoserine phosphatase SerB: MSLVATLVSSPANPQVTDSLIVSVSRRLGGDAHKVLAEGIAADIAVGDYLSHSEAVHRIAEVVGEAAVDFAVLPAEGRRKKLLVADMDSTMIGQECIDELAAFVGLKEHVAAITERAMRGEIAFEPALRERVALLKGLDIAVVDEVLRERITLTPGGRELIGTMRAHGAYTALVSGGFTLFTDRIRDMIGFNEDRSNCLMTEGDRLAGLVAEPILGKAAKLSTLIELREARGLAHHETVAIGDGANDLDMINESGLGVAFHAKPKVAEEAQVSIRHGDLTAVLYLQGFAREEFAAV, translated from the coding sequence ATGTCGCTTGTCGCAACGCTTGTCTCATCTCCGGCCAATCCGCAAGTGACCGATAGCCTGATCGTCAGCGTGTCGCGGCGCCTGGGCGGCGACGCCCACAAGGTGCTGGCCGAAGGCATCGCCGCCGACATCGCCGTCGGCGACTACCTCTCGCACAGCGAGGCGGTGCATCGCATCGCCGAGGTCGTGGGCGAGGCAGCGGTCGATTTCGCCGTGCTCCCCGCCGAAGGGCGGCGCAAGAAGCTGTTGGTCGCCGACATGGACAGCACCATGATCGGCCAGGAATGCATCGACGAACTCGCCGCCTTCGTTGGCCTCAAGGAGCACGTCGCCGCCATCACCGAGCGCGCCATGCGCGGCGAGATCGCCTTCGAGCCGGCGCTGCGCGAGCGCGTCGCCCTTCTGAAGGGGCTCGACATCGCCGTCGTCGACGAGGTGCTGCGCGAGCGCATCACCCTGACGCCGGGCGGCCGCGAGCTGATCGGCACCATGCGGGCGCACGGCGCCTATACGGCGCTGGTCTCCGGCGGCTTCACGCTGTTCACCGACCGCATCCGCGACATGATCGGCTTCAACGAGGACCGCTCCAACTGCCTCATGACCGAGGGTGACCGGCTCGCGGGCCTCGTCGCCGAGCCGATCCTCGGCAAGGCGGCGAAACTCTCCACGCTGATCGAGCTCAGAGAGGCGCGCGGCCTCGCCCACCACGAAACTGTGGCGATCGGCGACGGCGCCAACGACCTCGACATGATCAACGAAAGCGGCCTCGGCGTCGCATTCCACGCCAAGCCGAAGGTGGCGGAAGAGGCCCAGGTGTCGATTCGCCATGGCGATCTCACCGCCGTGCTCTACCTGCAGGGTTTTGCCCGCGAGGAATTCGCGGCGGTTTAG
- the miaA gene encoding tRNA (adenosine(37)-N6)-dimethylallyltransferase MiaA: MTAETVERRAVLIAGPTASGKSALALAIAERCDGVVINADSMQVYRELRILTARPSPEDEARAPHRLYGHVGGGEGYTVARYLDDLERTLKEIAGRPAVIVGGTGLYFNAMTQGLSDVPPIDSQVRAFWRERARAMSPASLHRELAVVDPVLHGRLHPNDTQRVLRALEVADSTGRPLSEWQEKRSRPLISGAHVAHIVMAPDRDWLHARIDERFRAMAADGGLDEARAFAALRLDPALPAMKAIGVPEMMAAARGEIAVEAAVEAAITATRQYAKRQETWFRNQMPDWPRLNPAASRHFVAVVDDTAQRMKQGS, encoded by the coding sequence GTGACGGCGGAGACGGTAGAAAGGCGCGCGGTTCTGATAGCCGGCCCGACGGCGAGCGGCAAGTCGGCTCTGGCGTTGGCGATCGCCGAGCGCTGCGACGGCGTGGTGATCAACGCCGATTCGATGCAGGTCTATCGCGAGCTGCGCATCCTGACGGCGCGACCGTCCCCGGAGGACGAGGCGCGCGCGCCGCACCGCCTCTACGGCCATGTCGGCGGTGGCGAGGGCTATACCGTCGCCCGCTATCTCGACGATCTCGAACGGACGCTGAAGGAGATCGCCGGCCGGCCGGCGGTGATCGTCGGCGGTACCGGCCTCTACTTCAACGCGATGACGCAAGGGCTCTCCGACGTGCCGCCCATCGACAGCCAGGTGCGTGCCTTCTGGCGCGAGCGGGCACGGGCGATGAGCCCGGCCAGCCTGCACAGGGAGCTGGCGGTGGTCGACCCGGTGCTCCACGGCCGGCTGCATCCCAACGATACGCAGCGGGTGCTGAGGGCGCTGGAGGTTGCCGACAGCACGGGACGGCCGCTGTCGGAATGGCAGGAGAAGCGCTCGCGGCCGCTGATCTCAGGCGCGCATGTCGCTCATATCGTCATGGCGCCGGACCGTGACTGGCTGCATGCCCGCATCGACGAGCGATTCCGCGCCATGGCGGCGGACGGCGGGCTTGATGAGGCGCGGGCGTTTGCCGCTCTTCGACTCGACCCGGCGCTGCCGGCCATGAAGGCCATCGGCGTGCCGGAAATGATGGCGGCGGCGCGGGGGGAGATCGCCGTCGAGGCGGCCGTCGAGGCGGCGATCACGGCGACACGGCAATATGCCAAACGGCAGGAAACCTGGTTCCGCAATCAGATGCCGGACTGGCCGCGCCTCAATCCGGCGGCGTCGCGACATTTTGTTGCTGTGGTCGACGATACCGCGCAACGAATGAAACAAGGCTCTTGA